GTGCTTTGTGTCATGCAGGTACATTACGATTTGGGTGCCATCTTCTTTCAGCAAGGCTTTTCAGATCCCTCTGCCTGTGAGAAGGCCAGAGAGCACTTTCTGAAAACcagggagctgctgcagaaggtAACACTCaattggatttctttttttctgttttcataattttatttcaataaCTGGTATGGTGGTAAAGCTGTTAATTTAATAAGGTTTATTGAACATCCATCTAAATTTAAGTATTTGTCAAATGAAGTCATGTTGAAATGCTGAATAGCATCCCCTAACAGCTGGTTTCTTTTGGAGCTCGACTCCAGGGCACTGCACTGTCATCTGGATGAGAAACGCCTGGCTGGGTACTGGAACGCCTGCAGGGTTCTTACCGGGACCTCGGACCCTGGTGATGCACAGCTCCTCCCCTACGGTCTCATCAACAGTTACATCAAGACCAAGAACTTTCAGGTGAGGGCGTTAACTGTTAAACAGGTTGTAATAATGCACTCGATAtgtgttgtttctgttcatAGGTGATCTCAGGTTGAAAGATATTTACATCTTTCTGTGACTCTTCTTGTCATTTTTGTCCATTCTGGAGGACATCTATTTTTAAGTGCAACTCTCACACTGTACAAGTTTCAATGCTTAGTCACAATGTAGCTTCTGTTGTATGCTTTTCAACGATAGCATGTGTCTGTGGGTGAGAAATAGTCAAAACCTTTTTTGCTGAGTCTCGGGAGCATATTCTCACGTGTTTTGTCGTCTCCCCCATTTCCAGGCTCTTATTGAAACTTTCATCCAAGACAACATGTCCCTAAGTTTTCCAAATTACTTCAGACAGTCCATCCTCAGGGAGTTTTTACACCAAGTCCAACAGGGGTGAGTGAGTGCTGTGTAGATCACATTTATGTTGCATTTTGGAGGCTAGTCTCATACTTTTTTCCgtcctttttacatttttaatatgtgcATAGAATGCAAGGGGGAGTGAGTGCTGTTTCTGTATTGTCTCATAAAAGAAACTCCTAATTCTGGTCTTGGATGACTTTTGGAGCAGTagtaatgtgtgtatgtgtgcgtacCGATTAGGGACAGGACACTGGATGAGGTGTgtcacaagctgtgtgtgtgcaatgcTGTACGAGATGCTCTGGAGGGCCAGGTCTTAAGTGTGCGCTTCAGCCAGCTGCTCTTCAAGCCCAGAAAGCAGATGATTGACTTCCTGATGGAGGTGAGCAACGACGGGACTCTTTCAAAGGAGAATGTTGTATCCTAGCAGTTGCGGTGCATCTTGTCGTGCTCTGATCATTGCTGTGCgtgctgcaggtgtgtgcaAAATCAGTCGACAAGAAATCTTCATCAGAGACCTCCAAAAGAAACATGGCATTCTTCCTCAGGTGGGTGGAACATACTGGTGAACttactggtgtcctgttttttttttttattaaaaaaaaggcagtttgaCATGGAATGGATTTTGAAGTATTTTGTGATGGAATGCTTGCCTTTCAACAGGACCCTCTGTGAGAGCCTGCAGGATCCTTCGCTGCTCCTCATTGTCTCTTCCCATGAGCTCTTCACAGGGCTACTGGCAGATGAGGAGCAGAAGTGTCTGCTGGATCAGATCAAGAAGAAATCAACAAACGTCAGCCACTGCAGCAAACCACTTCCCACCTTCTATGACATCCCAGGTAGAATGCTGGGGGGCACAAACCTATTTTTCTGATATAGCCTGTTGCTGCCAGCTCACTCTTGTCCCATGGGTCCCCGTAGCCTCTGCCAGTGTGAACATTGGGCAGCTGGAGCACCAGCTCATTCTGTCCCTGGATGCCAGGAGGATCCGGCAGATCCTAATCGAGCTGCACGGCATGGCAGAGCGACCCTTCTGGAGGGTCAACAGCAAGGTCAGGGGGCTCAAGAGGGCATTAGGAGAGACAGGGTACTCGTAATACAAACCTTCCCAGGTTTCTTTATGTATAAAAACCTACacgtgtattttatttatttttacttcttaAATATACAACTTTCTGCAGCATACATACTACTtctctgtgctgtttgtgtCAGGTTAGTCAGAGACTCACACACGCCTCTGGCTTTTCCTAGTGGGAGATTCCATCAGACTACATTAGTGTGATCCTGGGCATTAAGGACAACCTGACGCGGGACCTTGTTTACATCCTCCTGGCCAAAGGCTTACACTGCATTACAATAAAGGTTAGTGTATTTTGAGTTCTGTCCCtagcttttttaattaattgatgTTTCCTACAAAATCTTCAGAATTTTTGAAACACAAGCCTTTATTCTTCCCTAAATGTCGAGCACACGATCCTAAAAGAACTTGagtgtgtaaataatgtaaatacgAAATGCAGTTTGACGAGAATGCTCCTCGTGTGTCTGTGTTGCTCGCACAGGACTTTGTCCACGCGCGGCAGCTGTTCTCCGCCTGCCTGGAGCTGGTGACTGAGTTTTCCCCCAAGTTGCGCCAGGTGATGCTCAACgagatgctgctgctggacatACGAGCCCACGAGGCTGGGGCCGGGCCTGGGGGTAGCCGGGAGCGCCCTCCTGCCGACCTGGTCAGCAGGGTACGTGGGTACCTGGAAATGAGGATCCATGGTACGTACAAGAGTGTTGACTTTTGCCCTTTGGTAGGTACATGTAGGTCTCCATAGCGTTCAAAAATTGAAGTTCAGACATGATCGGTATAATCAGTCTTTGTCAGTGTTACTGTTGGTTCTGGTGCAACATCCTCAAACCTGATGTCCCATTCTTCCATGTTCCAGATGTCCCGCTGCGGCAGATTGTGGGTGAGGAGTGTGTGGCCTTCATGCTGAACTGGAGGGAGAACGAGTACCTGACACTCCAAGTGCCTCAGTCCCTGGTCCAGAGCAACAACTACGTCAAGGTAAAGGCATCCTGATCAACGTGCGGTCACATTTCACATGTGGCTGTTACTGTGTAAACGAGTTAGAAACATGGAGGAGaacctgcaggtccaggttTTCCCAAAGACATCGAATAGGATTAGTCTACGCTGATACTAAATCTGTTTAAGAATATCTTTAAAGTCCTTTGTAGCAGTACAATAACAAGTCTCTCTTATTTTTATCCTGTCCTATCCTACTGCATGTCTGTGTCTTCCTGGAAGCTGGGACAGCTTCTGGCTGCCACCTGCAAGGAGCTACCCGGGCCCAAGGAGAGCAGGCGGACTGCCAAGGATTTGTGGGAAGTTGTGCTCCAGATCTGCAGCGTGTCCACCCAGCACAAGCGGGCCAGCGACGGCCGAGTCAGCCTCATCAAGCAGCGAGAGTCCACCGTTGGCATAATGCCTCGGTACAGGAACCGGTTCCTTGAGCTGTGTCCCAGCATCCACCCTTTTTGGGTCTAGATGATGCCCTGCTTGTCAGAGAACAaggtagcaggtagtgtagtggttagagctgacaTATTTGGacttgaagaacccaggttcaaatcctacctcttgCTGTTGTTCGCTTTGTTAggtactttggagaacagcatcagctaaatgaataaatttgttcCTAGTGTCATCTGCGCAAGCAGGTCATCATCGCTCgtcatctttttatttttaatcccaTGTACCCTTACAGGGAAATAATGTATCCTGTACTGGTGTCTTTTTAGGAGCAAATTCGTTACCTTCATCAAGAAGCTTCGGGTAAGTACACTGTATTTTTTAGGGTCATGGTGAATCCAAGAATCGGATCAGCGGCTGTTTCATGGACCCGGTGCTTCTATTCCAGGAGCCGTTGGTTCTGACCACGCTGATCTCGCTCTTTGTGAGACTGCACAGCATTGTGAGGGTATGTGAACACCTTCGTTATTCTGGATAGCAGTGGGAAAAGTGACATGTCCGTCCTTATGGTTGACCCAACTTTCTTGGTACAGGATGACATTGTTAATGAAGTCACAGCGGAGCACCTCTCTATATGGCCCACGACTATACCAAAGTAAGTCTTCTGTCACTTTCCTCCTGCTTCTTATAAGTCAGTGAATGTTACATATTTTCTGAAAGATAAGACTGTTTTCTTGAAAGCCCGTTTGGTTGAATCTACCAACAGTGAGTATAGTGTCTTTAGTACTTGGATGGATGGGAATGCTGTGGAATCGAGGCCGATGCTTAGCAACCATGGCCGTGGTTTCCCAGTCAGAGGAAGAATGGAATTTGGTGGCCAGTTCTTTCTTTTGTACATGTCTGGGGAGTTCATAgtgaaacatgtaaactccacaaccccctgagctggattcgaaccctatGCCCACCGAACAGCTTCGGAGCTGAGAGATGCTGGCATGAACCCCCTGTGCTACCATGTCCCGTATATGGCATACAACACATTTTCTCACAATTTCATTTGAAGTATTGTTCCAGTGCATTTTCAAATGAGTTtgtaaagtttttaattttattatatgcttttttaattcatcttATGGAAGATATCACACAAGAATAGATTGCTGGGTTTTTGTTGCAAACCATTTTAGTCAAAAAGTCGAAGCAGCGCTGTAGTTTGAGCACATGTTAAACAGCCTCCACGTATTTTAGGTTCTCCTCCACATGGAATATGTGATGAACAGAAAGAATCTctggttgtgtgtttgtctctgtgACAGTACGTCTGAGCCTCCCTCCCTTTGTCTTTCCAAGTCTGCAGTCTGTGGATGTGGAGGCTGTGGCTGTCACAGTGAAGGAACTCGTGACCTACGCCTTGAGCCTCAACCCAAACAACCACTCCTGGCTCATCACGCAGGCAGACATATACTTTGGTAAGTGACAGCTGTATTGGAGGTGGTCAACTCCACTGCTCCAGGTCCATATGGTACTGCTGCTCTTCTGTCTTAATTTGTCATGGAACAAACTTCAAAGATAGAAACCAGTATCTGgatctcttattttttttaaaaaaaaaagccaaagtgGATTCTTACTGCCTAACACCCGGTGCTCCATTTGTCTTCACAGTGACCAACCAGTACTCGACAGCTCTTCATTACTACCTCCAAGCTGGTGCGGTGTGTTCTGACTTCTTCAGCAAAGCTGTGCCTCCCGACGTTTACACAGATCAGGTAACTTCACGTCCAAGGCTCTCCgaatgaaaaacactgcatttaaaaaacgTACCGCAGAGCACAAGATATATTTTTGAAGCATTTCATGCACTTGCACTGGAGCTACAGTTGCCAGCATTTGAAATCCAAATGGATGTGCAGCAACTGAGATCTGAGTGTGATCATGGGGAAGAGTTACCGTTTTGGACTGAGCACAGGCTATGAGGAAAAGCTGTGACAGCGGAAcccccagccccctccccccccacacgTCTTTAGCTCCCTTTGGCGGGAAGTACTGTTTTCAGGCCAGAAACCACAGGTGTTTGTTGCAGATTTGAATATTGGGTCGAAAAAGCGTTTCTAACACAACAGATGACCGTAGGTGCAGTCAAGTGAGAATATGCTTTTTCCTGTCAGGTTCTGAAGAGAATGATCAAGTGCTGCTCGCTGCTGAACTGTCACACTCAGGTAAGAATGAGAGACCCATCACACtgatcattttaataaaaatcgGTGACGTGACTGAATTTAACGGTTGGCTGATTCCGTGCCGTTTAGGTTGCAGTACTTTGTCAGTTCCTCCGGGAAGTGGACTACATGACAGCATTTAAAGCTCTTCAAGAACAGAGcaggtaaacttttttttttttt
This genomic interval from Scleropages formosus chromosome 23, fSclFor1.1, whole genome shotgun sequence contains the following:
- the ints8 gene encoding integrator complex subunit 8, with protein sequence MSAEAADREAATGSRPCTPPQTSWFEFLLDEGLLEKHLQGSSPDPSPVQLVIQFLEQASKPSVNEQNQVQPPADNRRNRTLKLLALKVSAHLKWDLDVLEKGLSIPVLNMLLNELLCVSKVPPGVKHVDLDLSSLPPTTAMAVLIYNRWAIRTIVLSSFPEKQAKPGPHQMNMLNLVQQEKELTENILKVLKEQADDSIRVLEGVLHIKKDFYIHTLRTLDLLAADPCTANGETECSTAGLRISADELHCQVHYDLGAIFFQQGFSDPSACEKAREHFLKTRELLQKLDSRALHCHLDEKRLAGYWNACRVLTGTSDPGDAQLLPYGLINSYIKTKNFQALIETFIQDNMSLSFPNYFRQSILREFLHQVQQGDRTLDEVCHKLCVCNAVRDALEGQVLSVRFSQLLFKPRKQMIDFLMEVCAKSVDKKSSSETSKRNMAFFLRTLCESLQDPSLLLIVSSHELFTGLLADEEQKCLLDQIKKKSTNVSHCSKPLPTFYDIPASASVNIGQLEHQLILSLDARRIRQILIELHGMAERPFWRVNSKWEIPSDYISVILGIKDNLTRDLVYILLAKGLHCITIKDFVHARQLFSACLELVTEFSPKLRQVMLNEMLLLDIRAHEAGAGPGGSRERPPADLVSRVRGYLEMRIHDVPLRQIVGEECVAFMLNWRENEYLTLQVPQSLVQSNNYVKLGQLLAATCKELPGPKESRRTAKDLWEVVLQICSVSTQHKRASDGRVSLIKQRESTVGIMPRSKFVTFIKKLREPLVLTTLISLFVRLHSIVRDDIVNEVTAEHLSIWPTTIPNLQSVDVEAVAVTVKELVTYALSLNPNNHSWLITQADIYFVTNQYSTALHYYLQAGAVCSDFFSKAVPPDVYTDQVLKRMIKCCSLLNCHTQVAVLCQFLREVDYMTAFKALQEQSSHDAMDSFYDYIWDVTILEYLTYIHHKRGENEKRQIAIKAIGQTELNASNPEEVLQLAAQKRKKKFLQAMARLYF